A region from the Enterobacter roggenkampii genome encodes:
- the speG gene encoding spermidine N1-acetyltransferase, producing the protein MSAPCDVKLRPLEREDLRFVHQLDNNASVMRYWFEEPYEAFVELSDLYDKHIHDQSERRFVVECEGEKAGLVELVEINHVHRRAEFQIIISPEHQGKGLASRAARLAMDYGFNVLNLYKLYLIVDKENEKAIHIYRKLGFMVEGELIHEFFINGEYRNTIRMCIFQHQHLAGHKPSGASLLKPTAQ; encoded by the coding sequence ATGTCGGCGCCCTGCGACGTTAAACTCCGTCCGCTGGAGCGTGAAGACCTGCGCTTTGTCCACCAGCTCGACAACAATGCCAGCGTAATGCGCTACTGGTTCGAAGAGCCTTATGAGGCCTTTGTCGAGCTGTCCGATCTCTACGATAAGCACATTCACGATCAGAGTGAACGTCGTTTTGTGGTGGAGTGTGAAGGTGAAAAAGCCGGGCTGGTGGAGCTGGTTGAGATCAACCACGTTCACCGTCGGGCGGAGTTCCAGATCATCATCTCCCCTGAGCATCAGGGAAAAGGCCTTGCGTCACGCGCGGCCAGGCTGGCAATGGATTACGGATTCAACGTTCTGAATCTCTACAAGCTTTACCTGATTGTGGACAAAGAGAACGAAAAAGCGATCCATATCTATCGCAAGCTGGGCTTTATGGTGGAAGGCGAGCTGATTCACGAGTTCTTTATCAACGGTGAATACCGCAACACCATCCGCATGTGCATTTTCCAGCATCAGCACCTGGCCGGACATAAACCGTCAGGCGCCAGCCTGCTGAAACCTACCGCGCAGTAA
- a CDS encoding DUF1283 family protein encodes MTTLSKRLCLTALLALSSFAFAASATAETSKLIIESGDSAQSRQNAAMDKEQWNDTRSLRQKVNKRAEKEWDKEDVAFDARDKCQQSANVNAYWEPNTLRCLDRRTGRTVAP; translated from the coding sequence ATGACCACATTAAGCAAACGCCTTTGTCTGACAGCCCTGCTGGCGCTGTCATCGTTCGCCTTTGCCGCCTCTGCGACAGCGGAAACCAGCAAGCTCATTATTGAGTCTGGTGACAGCGCGCAAAGCCGCCAGAACGCCGCGATGGACAAAGAACAATGGAATGACACCCGTAGCCTTCGCCAGAAGGTCAACAAACGTGCCGAAAAAGAGTGGGACAAAGAAGATGTCGCTTTTGACGCGCGCGATAAGTGTCAGCAAAGTGCAAACGTCAATGCCTACTGGGAGCCTAACACCCTGCGCTGCCTGGATCGCCGCACTGGCCGCACGGTAGCCCCATAA
- a CDS encoding YnfA family protein: protein MLKTTLLFFATALCEIIGCFLPWLWLKKGGTVLLLIPASVALALFVWLLTLHPAASGRVYAAYGGVYVCTALLWLRVVDGVKLSVYDWAGALIALCGMLIIVAGWGRA from the coding sequence ATGCTTAAAACGACGCTGCTTTTTTTTGCGACTGCGCTGTGTGAAATCATCGGCTGCTTCCTGCCCTGGCTCTGGCTCAAAAAGGGTGGAACCGTATTGCTGCTCATTCCGGCAAGCGTTGCACTTGCTCTTTTTGTCTGGCTGTTAACGCTGCATCCGGCGGCCAGCGGGCGCGTTTATGCGGCTTACGGCGGCGTCTATGTCTGCACGGCGCTGCTGTGGCTGCGCGTGGTGGACGGTGTCAAGCTCAGCGTCTATGACTGGGCCGGCGCGCTGATTGCCCTGTGCGGTATGCTGATTATTGTGGCGGGATGGGGCCGCGCATGA
- the rspA gene encoding starvation-sensing protein RspA, giving the protein MKIVAADVFVTCPGRNFVTLKITTDEGIVGLGDATLNGRELSVASYLKDHLCPQLIGRDAHRIEDIWQFFYKGAYWRRGPVTMSAISAVDMALWDIKAKAANMPLYQLLGGASREGVMVYCHTTGHTIDDVLEDYARHKEMGFKAIRVQCGVPGMKTTYGMAKGKGLAYEPATKGDWPEEQLWSTEKYLDFTPKLFDAVRNKFGFNEHLLHDMHHRLTPIEAARFGKSIEAYRMFWMEDPTPAENQACFRLIRQHTVTPIAVGEVFNSIWDCKQLIEEQLIDYIRTTITHAGGITGMRRIADFASLYQVRTGSHGPSDLSPVCHAAALHFDLWVPNFGVQEYMGYSEQMLEVFPHSWRFDNGFMHPGDKPGLGIEFDEKLAAKYPYDPAYLPVARLEDGTLWNW; this is encoded by the coding sequence ATGAAGATTGTCGCGGCTGACGTGTTTGTTACCTGCCCGGGGAGGAACTTTGTCACCCTTAAAATCACCACCGATGAGGGGATTGTCGGTCTCGGTGACGCCACGCTAAACGGACGTGAGCTCTCCGTGGCCTCATACCTGAAGGATCACCTTTGCCCCCAGCTCATTGGCCGCGATGCGCACCGCATCGAAGACATCTGGCAGTTCTTCTACAAAGGTGCTTACTGGCGTCGCGGTCCGGTTACCATGTCGGCCATCTCCGCCGTGGATATGGCGCTGTGGGATATCAAAGCCAAAGCGGCCAACATGCCGCTCTACCAGCTGCTGGGTGGCGCCTCACGCGAAGGGGTGATGGTCTACTGTCACACCACCGGCCACACCATTGACGACGTGCTGGAAGATTACGCCCGTCACAAAGAGATGGGCTTTAAGGCGATCCGCGTGCAGTGCGGCGTGCCGGGCATGAAAACCACCTACGGCATGGCCAAAGGGAAGGGGCTGGCCTACGAGCCTGCGACCAAAGGCGACTGGCCGGAAGAGCAGCTCTGGTCCACCGAAAAATACCTCGACTTCACGCCGAAGCTGTTCGACGCGGTGCGTAATAAATTCGGCTTCAATGAGCACCTCCTGCACGACATGCACCACCGCCTGACGCCCATCGAAGCGGCGCGCTTCGGCAAGAGCATTGAAGCATACCGCATGTTCTGGATGGAGGATCCCACCCCTGCGGAAAACCAGGCTTGCTTCCGCCTGATCCGCCAGCACACCGTTACGCCCATTGCGGTAGGAGAAGTGTTTAACAGCATCTGGGACTGCAAGCAGCTCATCGAAGAGCAGCTGATCGACTATATCCGCACCACCATTACCCACGCGGGCGGCATCACCGGGATGCGCCGCATCGCGGACTTCGCGTCGCTCTATCAGGTGCGGACCGGCTCGCACGGTCCATCGGATCTGTCGCCCGTGTGCCATGCCGCGGCGCTGCATTTCGACCTGTGGGTGCCGAACTTCGGCGTGCAGGAATATATGGGCTACTCCGAACAGATGCTGGAGGTCTTCCCGCACAGCTGGCGCTTTGATAACGGCTTTATGCATCCGGGCGACAAGCCGGGGCTGGGCATCGAATTTGATGAGAAGCTGGCGGCGAAATACCCGTACGATCCGGCCTATCTGCCGGTGGCCCGTCTTGAAGACGGCACGCTGTGGAACTGGTAA
- a CDS encoding Zn-dependent oxidoreductase, with protein MKSVVIQQPNELVIEERQLPVPGAGDVRVSIKLAGICGSDSHIYRGHNPFAKYPRVIGHEFFGVIDAVGEGVDSARLGQRVSVDPVISCGHCYPCSVGKPNVCTSLVVLGVHRDGGFSEYAVVPAQNAWPIPDDIPDKHAVMVEPFTIAANVTGQAKPTEQDVALIYGAGPMGLVTVQALKGVYQVKQVIVVDRIDERLAMARRSGADWVFNNGEQSLQAALEEKGIKPTLIIDAACHPSILQEAITLASPAARIVLMGFSSEPSQIVQQGITGKELAIFSSRLNANKFPVVIDWLKRGLIDPEKLITHTFDYHHVKDAIELFEKDQRQCCKVLLTFGQ; from the coding sequence ATGAAAAGCGTAGTGATTCAACAGCCGAACGAACTGGTAATTGAAGAGCGTCAACTCCCGGTACCTGGCGCAGGTGACGTCCGCGTCAGTATCAAGCTGGCCGGGATCTGCGGGTCGGATAGCCACATCTACCGCGGCCATAACCCGTTTGCGAAGTATCCGCGCGTCATCGGCCATGAGTTTTTTGGCGTGATTGACGCCGTGGGCGAGGGCGTTGACAGCGCGCGCCTGGGCCAGCGCGTTTCGGTGGATCCGGTAATCAGCTGCGGGCACTGCTACCCGTGCTCCGTGGGAAAACCGAACGTCTGCACCTCGCTGGTGGTGCTGGGCGTTCACCGTGACGGCGGCTTTAGCGAATATGCGGTCGTGCCCGCACAAAACGCCTGGCCCATTCCGGATGACATTCCTGATAAGCACGCCGTCATGGTTGAGCCCTTCACCATTGCCGCCAACGTAACGGGGCAGGCGAAACCGACTGAACAGGACGTCGCGCTGATATATGGCGCCGGGCCGATGGGGCTGGTTACGGTTCAGGCCCTGAAAGGCGTCTATCAGGTGAAGCAGGTTATCGTGGTTGATCGCATAGACGAGCGTCTGGCGATGGCCCGGCGCAGCGGCGCGGATTGGGTCTTTAATAACGGTGAGCAGTCGCTGCAGGCCGCGCTGGAGGAAAAAGGCATCAAACCGACGTTAATCATTGATGCCGCCTGCCATCCCTCCATTTTGCAGGAAGCGATAACCCTGGCCTCGCCGGCGGCGCGCATCGTGCTGATGGGGTTCTCCAGCGAGCCGAGCCAGATTGTTCAGCAGGGCATCACCGGCAAAGAGCTGGCGATCTTCTCCTCGCGCCTGAACGCCAACAAATTCCCGGTCGTTATCGACTGGCTGAAGAGGGGGCTGATCGACCCGGAAAAACTGATCACCCATACCTTTGACTATCACCACGTTAAAGACGCTATTGAACTGTTTGAGAAAGACCAGCGGCAGTGCTGCAAAGTTTTGCTCACGTTCGGCCAATAA